From Paenibacillus graminis, a single genomic window includes:
- the purQ gene encoding phosphoribosylformylglycinamidine synthase subunit PurQ translates to MKFAVLVFPGSNCDIDCYKAVEDSLGEPVEYVWHTATDLSAYDCILVPGGFSYGDYLRCGAISRFAPVMAEVAKAAEQGKFVLGICNGFQILTEAGLLPGALRRNMSMKFRCHDTVLKVVNNTTPFTVDYAKDEEIVIPIAHGEGNYYCDEETMAGLKANNQIVFTYSDNPNGSVEHIAGICNVQGNVVGMMPHPERAANSLLGSEDGKRMFTSILKTWRDRYDAASIR, encoded by the coding sequence ATGAAATTTGCTGTACTTGTCTTTCCGGGTTCCAATTGCGATATTGACTGCTACAAGGCGGTAGAAGACAGCCTCGGCGAACCAGTAGAATATGTATGGCATACGGCGACTGATCTGTCGGCTTATGACTGTATTCTTGTGCCGGGCGGCTTCTCTTATGGTGATTATCTGCGCTGCGGTGCGATTTCGCGGTTTGCCCCGGTGATGGCTGAAGTGGCCAAAGCTGCAGAGCAGGGCAAATTCGTGCTCGGCATCTGCAACGGATTCCAGATTCTGACCGAAGCCGGCCTGCTGCCAGGTGCACTGCGCCGCAATATGTCGATGAAGTTCCGCTGTCATGATACGGTGCTTAAGGTGGTTAATAACACTACGCCGTTTACAGTTGATTATGCGAAGGATGAGGAGATTGTCATTCCAATCGCGCATGGTGAAGGCAACTACTACTGTGATGAAGAGACTATGGCCGGGCTAAAAGCTAACAATCAAATCGTGTTCACATATAGTGATAATCCTAATGGGTCCGTGGAACATATTGCCGGGATTTGCAATGTGCAGGGCAACGTGGTTGGCATGATGCCCCACCCGGAACGCGCGGCGAACAGCCTGCTTGGTTCGGAAGACGGCAAACGGATGTTCACATCCATTCTCAAGACATGGAGGGATCGTTATGACGCAGCAAGTATCCGCTAA
- the purL gene encoding phosphoribosylformylglycinamidine synthase subunit PurL, producing MTQQVSAKEPTAEQIAEQKIYSQFGVSDSEYELITSFMGRKPNYTEIGVFSVMWSEHCAYKNSKPLLGRFPTSGPRVLMGPGEGAGIVDIGDNQAVVFKIESHNHPSAVEPYQGAATGVGGIIRDIFSMGARPVALLNSLRFGKLESDRVKYLFEHVVSGIAGYGNCIGIPTVGGEIMFDNSYDGNPLVNAMCVGLIDHDKIQRGVAKGVGNPVFYVGPPTGRDGIHGATFASVELSEESEAKKTAVQVGDPFMEKLVMESCLELIDSGIVLGIQDMGAAGLTCSSAEMASKAGNGLELYLDQVPQREDGMTPYEMMLSESQERMLFVVEPKDEAQAQEIFDRWGVICRKVGKVTDDGRLKLFHHGEVVGDMPVTALVDECPIYKKPSAVPAYYEENASVDTLRYEEVKDLGGALHTVLASPTVASKAWVYNQYDYMVRTSTAVRPGSDAAVVTIHGTRKGLAMTTDCNGRYVYLDPEVGGRIAVSEAARNIVCSGAKPLAITDNLNFGSPEKPEIFWQMERAVDGMAEACRVLDTPVIGGNVSLYNENASGAIYPTPVVGMVGLVEDTDHITTQAFKQEGDAILLLGVTKAELGGSEFQYAVHGLTEGRPPELDLATEQKLLDAVLAAIRSGLVRSAHDLSEGGLAAALAESCISGSIGANVEWSAGGLRRDVALFSESQSRIVLTAAPGRAEELRAAVAAYGVPAEIIGTVGGDRLRVSLDGAAVLDEAVAALKTTWEDAIPCLMK from the coding sequence ATGACGCAGCAAGTATCCGCTAAGGAGCCGACCGCAGAGCAAATTGCGGAGCAGAAAATCTACAGTCAATTCGGTGTGTCGGACAGCGAATATGAGCTCATCACTTCTTTCATGGGCCGCAAGCCAAACTATACGGAAATCGGTGTGTTCAGTGTAATGTGGTCTGAGCACTGTGCCTATAAGAACTCGAAGCCGCTGCTGGGCCGTTTCCCTACGAGCGGGCCGCGCGTGCTGATGGGACCGGGGGAAGGCGCCGGGATCGTAGATATCGGAGACAATCAGGCTGTTGTATTCAAAATTGAAAGCCATAACCATCCTTCGGCAGTTGAGCCTTACCAGGGCGCGGCGACCGGGGTGGGCGGGATTATCCGGGACATTTTCTCCATGGGTGCAAGACCGGTGGCGCTGCTGAACTCCCTGCGTTTCGGGAAGCTTGAAAGCGACAGGGTCAAGTATTTGTTCGAGCATGTCGTATCCGGTATCGCTGGTTATGGCAACTGTATCGGGATTCCGACAGTGGGCGGCGAAATTATGTTCGACAACAGCTATGACGGCAATCCGCTGGTCAATGCCATGTGCGTCGGACTCATAGATCATGACAAAATCCAGCGCGGTGTCGCCAAAGGTGTAGGCAACCCGGTGTTCTACGTAGGTCCTCCTACCGGACGCGACGGGATTCACGGCGCAACTTTTGCCTCCGTTGAACTGAGTGAGGAATCGGAAGCCAAGAAGACAGCGGTGCAGGTCGGCGATCCGTTTATGGAAAAGCTGGTGATGGAATCCTGCCTGGAGCTGATCGACAGCGGCATTGTGCTGGGTATTCAGGATATGGGCGCAGCCGGACTGACCTGCTCCAGTGCCGAAATGGCGAGCAAGGCGGGCAACGGCCTGGAGCTGTATCTGGACCAGGTACCGCAGCGTGAAGATGGCATGACGCCTTACGAGATGATGTTGTCCGAGTCGCAGGAGCGGATGCTGTTTGTGGTTGAACCCAAGGATGAAGCACAGGCACAGGAGATTTTTGACCGCTGGGGGGTTATCTGCCGTAAAGTGGGCAAGGTAACCGATGACGGCCGCCTGAAGCTGTTCCATCATGGCGAGGTTGTCGGTGATATGCCGGTAACGGCGCTGGTGGATGAATGCCCGATTTATAAAAAACCATCTGCAGTGCCTGCCTACTATGAAGAGAACGCATCGGTGGATACGCTGCGTTATGAAGAAGTGAAGGATCTGGGCGGTGCCTTGCATACCGTATTGGCATCACCGACAGTAGCGAGCAAAGCATGGGTCTACAACCAATACGATTACATGGTGCGGACAAGCACAGCGGTCCGTCCGGGTTCCGATGCGGCGGTGGTGACGATTCATGGCACACGTAAAGGCTTGGCCATGACCACGGACTGTAATGGGCGTTACGTTTATTTGGACCCTGAAGTTGGCGGGCGGATTGCAGTCAGTGAAGCTGCGCGCAACATCGTATGTTCCGGGGCCAAGCCGCTGGCGATTACGGATAACCTGAATTTCGGCAGTCCGGAGAAGCCGGAAATTTTCTGGCAGATGGAACGTGCAGTCGACGGTATGGCTGAAGCCTGCCGCGTGCTGGATACACCGGTTATCGGCGGCAATGTCAGCTTGTACAACGAAAATGCCTCCGGAGCGATCTATCCGACACCGGTTGTCGGCATGGTCGGTCTAGTCGAAGATACCGATCATATTACCACTCAGGCCTTCAAGCAGGAGGGCGATGCTATTCTGCTTCTGGGCGTAACCAAAGCCGAGCTTGGCGGCAGCGAATTCCAATATGCCGTACACGGCTTGACGGAAGGCCGTCCGCCGGAGCTGGATCTGGCAACGGAACAGAAGCTGCTGGATGCTGTTCTTGCAGCGATCCGCAGCGGACTTGTCCGCTCGGCGCATGACCTCTCCGAAGGAGGCTTGGCTGCAGCGCTGGCTGAGAGCTGTATCAGCGGCTCTATCGGAGCGAATGTGGAGTGGTCCGCTGGCGGACTGCGCAGAGACGTAGCGTTGTTCAGCGAGAGCCAATCCCGCATTGTGCTGACAGCGGCACCTGGCCGTGCGGAAGAGCTGAGAGCAGCAGTAGCTGCCTATGGCGTGCCGGCTGAAATTATTGGAACTGTAGGCGGCGACAGACTGCGCGTCTCCCTGGACGGCGCAGCCGTGCTGGACGAGGCTGTAGCCGCACTAAAAACCACTTGGGAGGATGCTATTCCATGTCTTATGAAATAA
- the purF gene encoding amidophosphoribosyltransferase translates to MSYEIKTGNKQENSILWTGDFYNEGTGSGDIFDTLKEECGVFGVFGHPEAASMSYYGLHALQHRGEESAGICVADGRDFHYHRGMGLVKEVFDKDKIASLIGNMSIGHVRYSTSGDSRLANAQPLVFKYRDGDLAIATNGNIVNEPLIRKQLEQSGSIFQTTSDTEVLAHLIARSQKEFVEATKDALRQLVGGFAFLLMTNDKLIVASDTHGLRPLVMGRVGEAYVFASESCALEVIGAQFVRDIEPGELLVLDRNGFQEDRFAEPQRKALCAMEYIYFARPDSDLNGSNLHSARKRMGSRMALEAFVDADIVTGVPDSSISAAIGYAEQTGIPYELGLIKNKYTGRTFIQPSQELREQGVKMKLSAVRRVVEGQRVVMIDDSIVRGTTSRRIVNLLREAGATEVHVRITSPPFKNPCFYGIDTPDRRELIASYKTVEEMREEINADSLAFLTPEGLIQSIGGYNSGDYKGGLCLSCFDNDYPTQVDFGGEEKDGCSC, encoded by the coding sequence ATGTCTTATGAAATAAAGACCGGGAACAAGCAGGAGAACTCCATCCTGTGGACCGGCGACTTTTACAACGAAGGAACGGGCTCGGGAGATATTTTTGATACGCTAAAAGAAGAATGCGGCGTCTTCGGGGTCTTCGGACACCCGGAGGCTGCCTCCATGTCATATTACGGCCTGCATGCCTTGCAGCACCGGGGAGAAGAGAGCGCGGGCATCTGCGTGGCAGATGGACGGGACTTCCACTATCACCGCGGCATGGGTCTGGTCAAGGAAGTGTTCGACAAGGACAAAATTGCCTCGCTGATCGGCAACATGTCCATTGGCCATGTGCGCTATTCCACCAGCGGCGACAGCCGTCTGGCCAACGCACAGCCGCTGGTCTTCAAATACCGTGACGGGGATTTGGCGATTGCCACCAACGGGAATATTGTGAATGAGCCGCTGATCCGCAAGCAGCTGGAGCAGAGCGGTTCCATCTTCCAGACCACAAGCGATACAGAAGTGCTGGCACATCTGATTGCGCGCTCGCAGAAGGAGTTTGTCGAAGCGACTAAAGATGCCCTCCGGCAGCTGGTGGGCGGCTTCGCCTTCCTGCTGATGACCAATGATAAGCTGATCGTAGCTTCTGACACGCATGGCCTCCGCCCGCTTGTGATGGGGCGTGTAGGTGAAGCCTATGTTTTTGCTTCGGAATCCTGCGCGCTGGAAGTCATCGGCGCCCAGTTCGTCCGCGACATTGAGCCCGGCGAGCTGCTGGTGCTTGACCGGAACGGCTTCCAGGAAGACCGTTTTGCCGAGCCGCAGCGCAAGGCGCTGTGTGCGATGGAATACATCTATTTTGCCCGGCCGGACAGTGATTTGAACGGCTCCAACCTTCATTCCGCCCGCAAGCGGATGGGCAGCCGGATGGCGCTGGAAGCCTTCGTTGATGCTGACATCGTAACCGGCGTGCCGGATTCCAGCATCTCGGCGGCGATCGGCTATGCCGAGCAGACCGGCATTCCCTATGAGCTTGGCCTGATCAAGAACAAATATACCGGCCGTACCTTTATCCAGCCGAGCCAGGAACTGCGCGAGCAAGGCGTAAAGATGAAGCTGAGCGCGGTGCGCCGCGTCGTTGAGGGCCAGCGCGTGGTCATGATCGACGACTCCATTGTGCGCGGCACCACTTCACGCCGGATCGTCAACCTGCTGCGTGAAGCCGGAGCGACCGAGGTCCATGTGCGGATTACCTCGCCGCCATTCAAGAATCCTTGCTTCTACGGCATCGATACCCCGGACCGCCGCGAGCTGATTGCTTCTTACAAGACAGTTGAAGAAATGCGCGAGGAGATCAATGCTGATTCGCTGGCATTTCTCACGCCGGAAGGCCTGATCCAGTCCATCGGCGGTTACAACAGCGGAGATTATAAAGGCGGCCTGTGTCTGTCCTGCTTCGATAATGATTACCCGACGCAGGTGGATTTTGGCGGGGAGGAGAAGGACGGGTGTAGTTGCTAG
- the purM gene encoding phosphoribosylformylglycinamidine cyclo-ligase, whose protein sequence is MSEAYKNAGVDIAAGNEAVERMKKHVKRTYRPEVMTELGGFGALFGLNKDKYEEPVLVSGTDGVGTKLKIAFAADRHATIGIDAVAMCVNDIVVQGAEPLFFLDYLACDKVVPEKIEAIVAGIAEGCHQAGCALIGGETAEMPGMYSAGEYDIAGFTVGVADKAKLVTGADIAPGDTVIGLASSGVHSNGFSLVRKLLLEEDGYELNEVVPELGAPLADVLLAPTKIYVKPLLGLLEQLPVKGMAHITGGGFIENIPRVLPEGVNVDINYGSWPVLPIFDLLQKKGGVSNRDMFTTFNMGVGLVLVVAEADGERALELLKAAGEEAYLIGRVTEGERIVTFTGAEV, encoded by the coding sequence GTGTCGGAAGCTTATAAAAACGCCGGAGTGGATATTGCAGCTGGCAATGAAGCGGTAGAACGCATGAAGAAGCATGTGAAGCGCACATACCGTCCGGAAGTGATGACAGAGCTCGGCGGGTTCGGTGCACTCTTCGGACTCAATAAAGACAAGTATGAAGAACCGGTGCTCGTGTCGGGAACCGATGGTGTGGGCACGAAGCTCAAAATCGCTTTCGCGGCCGACCGCCACGCCACGATTGGCATCGATGCGGTTGCCATGTGTGTGAACGATATTGTAGTGCAGGGTGCAGAGCCTCTGTTCTTCCTCGATTATCTGGCCTGCGACAAGGTTGTGCCCGAGAAGATCGAAGCGATTGTTGCCGGGATTGCCGAAGGCTGTCATCAGGCAGGCTGCGCGCTGATCGGCGGCGAGACGGCTGAGATGCCGGGCATGTATTCGGCGGGTGAATATGATATCGCCGGATTCACGGTGGGTGTAGCCGACAAGGCCAAGCTGGTGACAGGTGCGGATATTGCTCCTGGAGATACGGTCATTGGCCTGGCGTCCAGCGGTGTGCATAGCAACGGCTTTTCGCTGGTGCGCAAGCTTTTGCTGGAGGAAGACGGCTATGAACTGAACGAGGTGGTTCCAGAGCTGGGCGCTCCGCTGGCAGATGTGCTGCTGGCGCCTACCAAGATCTATGTGAAGCCGCTGCTGGGGCTGCTGGAGCAGCTGCCGGTCAAGGGCATGGCCCATATTACCGGAGGCGGGTTCATCGAGAATATTCCGCGTGTGCTGCCGGAAGGTGTAAATGTGGATATTAACTACGGCTCCTGGCCGGTTCTGCCGATCTTTGATTTGCTGCAGAAGAAGGGCGGCGTAAGCAACCGTGATATGTTCACCACCTTTAATATGGGCGTGGGACTGGTGCTGGTTGTGGCTGAGGCGGATGGAGAACGCGCACTGGAATTGTTAAAAGCGGCCGGGGAAGAAGCCTATTTGATTGGCAGAGTAACGGAAGGGGAACGAATCGTTACCTTTACGGGAGCTGAGGTGTGA
- the purN gene encoding phosphoribosylglycinamide formyltransferase, with product MQWSRIAVFASGQGSNFAALAEAERAGQLGGGRIELLVSDRPEAPVAKRAEEAGIPALLLRPKDFASRELYEAEIVAELQRRDIGLIVLAGYMRLITPVLLTPYAGRIVNIHPSLLPAFAGKDAIGQALDYGVKLTGVTVHFVDGGMDTGPVIAQRCVAVEPGDTVELLAERIHKVEYGLYPEVVRALAEGKVELDGRKTVIRE from the coding sequence ATGCAGTGGAGCCGGATCGCTGTCTTCGCCTCCGGGCAGGGCAGCAATTTTGCCGCACTGGCAGAAGCGGAGCGGGCAGGACAGCTTGGCGGAGGGCGTATAGAGCTGCTGGTGTCCGACAGGCCGGAAGCACCTGTGGCGAAGCGGGCAGAGGAGGCGGGGATTCCCGCTCTGCTGCTGCGGCCAAAGGACTTCGCAAGCCGTGAGCTCTATGAAGCCGAGATTGTAGCCGAGCTGCAGCGCCGCGATATCGGCCTGATCGTTCTGGCCGGATATATGCGGCTGATTACCCCGGTGCTGCTGACGCCTTACGCAGGCCGGATCGTGAATATCCATCCCTCGCTTTTACCTGCCTTCGCCGGGAAAGACGCCATTGGCCAAGCGCTGGATTACGGTGTGAAGCTGACGGGAGTAACGGTGCATTTTGTCGACGGCGGCATGGACACTGGTCCGGTCATTGCCCAGCGCTGTGTAGCCGTGGAGCCTGGCGACACTGTGGAACTGCTGGCAGAACGCATCCATAAGGTCGAATACGGGTTGTATCCCGAGGTTGTGCGTGCATTGGCTGAGGGAAAGGTAGAACTGGATGGCAGAAAAACGGTTATTCGGGAATAG
- the purH gene encoding bifunctional phosphoribosylaminoimidazolecarboxamide formyltransferase/IMP cyclohydrolase → MSIKRALVSVSDKQGIVDFCRELSALGVEIISTGGTSTLLAKEGVPVIGISDVTGFPEIMDGRVKTLHPAVHSGLLAVRDNEEHTRQMQELGLDYIDLVVVNLYPFAETIAKPDVSYEEAIENIDIGGPTMLRSAAKNHAFVSVVVDAADYAKVLEEVRAGGDTTLETRKRLAAKVFRHTAAYDALISDYLANVTGEPLPERYTVTYEKIQDLRYGENPHQKAAFYRKPLAAQDTLTSAEQLHGKELSYNNINDANAALQIVKEFEEPAVVAVKHMNPCGVGVGASVYEAYQKAYNADPTSIFGGIVAANRIIDADTANMLKDIFLEIVLAPGFTEEALEILTKKKNIRLLKLGNLSTAAARKSSFVVTSIEGGMVVQESDVHSVNPEELQVVTNRKPTEEELKQLLFGWKVVKHVKSNAIVLAADDMTVGVGAGQMNRVGAAKIAIEQAGEKAKGSVLASDAFFPMGDTLEMAAKAGITAVIQPGGSIKDEESIKVANEYGIAMVFTGVRHFKH, encoded by the coding sequence GTGAGTATCAAAAGAGCGCTGGTCAGCGTATCGGACAAACAGGGCATCGTGGATTTTTGCCGCGAGTTGTCTGCATTGGGCGTAGAGATCATTTCCACAGGCGGCACTAGCACCCTTTTGGCTAAAGAAGGCGTACCGGTTATCGGCATTTCGGATGTGACGGGGTTCCCGGAAATTATGGACGGGCGCGTGAAGACGCTGCATCCGGCCGTACACAGCGGCCTGCTGGCGGTCCGTGACAATGAGGAGCACACACGGCAGATGCAGGAGCTGGGTCTGGACTACATCGATCTGGTTGTGGTGAATCTCTATCCGTTCGCGGAGACGATTGCCAAACCGGATGTGTCGTATGAGGAAGCGATCGAGAACATCGATATCGGCGGACCGACGATGCTGCGTTCGGCGGCGAAGAACCATGCTTTTGTCAGTGTGGTCGTGGATGCAGCCGATTATGCCAAGGTGCTTGAGGAAGTGCGTGCAGGCGGAGATACTACTCTGGAAACACGCAAACGTCTTGCGGCAAAAGTGTTCCGCCACACGGCGGCTTACGATGCCCTGATTTCCGATTATCTGGCGAATGTGACCGGTGAACCGCTGCCGGAGCGCTATACGGTGACTTACGAGAAGATTCAGGATCTGCGGTACGGGGAGAATCCGCACCAGAAGGCAGCGTTCTACCGGAAACCTCTGGCTGCTCAAGACACGCTGACCTCTGCCGAGCAGCTGCATGGCAAGGAGCTGTCCTACAACAACATCAACGACGCCAACGCGGCGCTGCAGATTGTGAAGGAGTTCGAAGAGCCGGCTGTGGTGGCAGTTAAGCACATGAATCCTTGCGGAGTAGGCGTAGGGGCCAGTGTATATGAAGCGTACCAAAAAGCCTATAACGCCGATCCAACCTCCATCTTCGGCGGGATCGTAGCGGCGAACCGGATTATTGATGCCGATACGGCTAATATGCTGAAGGACATTTTCCTGGAAATTGTGCTGGCGCCGGGCTTTACAGAGGAAGCGCTGGAAATTCTCACAAAGAAAAAGAATATCCGCCTGCTCAAACTGGGCAATCTCAGCACGGCTGCGGCGCGGAAATCAAGCTTTGTGGTAACTTCCATTGAAGGCGGCATGGTCGTTCAGGAGAGCGATGTGCATTCCGTCAATCCGGAAGAGCTGCAGGTTGTGACCAACCGCAAGCCTACAGAAGAAGAATTGAAGCAGCTGCTGTTTGGCTGGAAGGTTGTTAAGCATGTGAAGTCTAACGCCATCGTGCTGGCAGCGGATGATATGACAGTTGGCGTAGGCGCAGGTCAGATGAACCGTGTCGGTGCGGCGAAGATCGCCATTGAGCAGGCCGGTGAAAAAGCCAAGGGTTCTGTGCTGGCCTCCGATGCTTTTTTCCCAATGGGCGATACGCTGGAAATGGCAGCAAAAGCTGGCATCACCGCCGTTATTCAGCCGGGGGGCTCCATTAAGGACGAAGAGTCCATCAAAGTTGCTAATGAATATGGTATTGCCATGGTCTTCACCGGCGTTCGCCATTTCAAACACTAG
- the purD gene encoding phosphoribosylamine--glycine ligase, with protein sequence MDILVVGGGGREHAIIWSLSRSPKAGKIYCAPGNAGIAQLAECVPIGMFEFDKLTAFAKEKSIDYVVIGPDDPLAAGIVDAFEAHHIPVFGPRKNAAEIEGSKTFMKDLLHKYSIPTAAYEKFSDYEAALSYLRGQGLPIVIKADGLAAGKGVTVAYSREEAELALRDIMVTKVFGEAGAQVVIEEFLAGQEMSILAFVDGETVRPMAAAQDHKPVFDGDKGPNTGGMGTYSPLPHIDEAIIQEAVETIIKPTARAMVAEGRPFSGVLFAGLMISPDGKPKTIEFNARFGDPETQVILPRLKSDLLEIFLAVTEGRLAEADMEWSEEAAVCVVLASEGYPGPYPKGVPIAGLEGSSNELIFHAGTERTEEGAWVTNGGRVLGVVGMGASIAEARSAAYASVSKISFPGMHSRSDIAMKALV encoded by the coding sequence ATGGATATCTTAGTAGTGGGCGGCGGCGGTCGTGAGCATGCCATCATCTGGAGCCTGTCCCGCAGTCCCAAAGCGGGTAAAATCTACTGCGCACCCGGCAACGCCGGGATTGCGCAGCTGGCCGAATGTGTGCCGATCGGCATGTTCGAGTTCGATAAGCTGACCGCTTTTGCCAAGGAGAAGAGCATTGACTATGTCGTCATCGGGCCGGATGATCCGCTGGCGGCTGGCATTGTCGATGCATTCGAAGCGCATCATATTCCCGTATTCGGCCCCCGGAAGAATGCAGCGGAAATTGAAGGCAGCAAAACCTTTATGAAGGATCTGCTGCATAAATACAGCATCCCTACCGCTGCCTATGAGAAGTTTAGTGACTACGAAGCAGCGCTGTCCTATTTACGTGGCCAGGGACTGCCGATTGTCATCAAAGCGGATGGGCTGGCAGCAGGAAAAGGTGTAACCGTGGCCTACTCCAGGGAAGAGGCGGAACTCGCCCTGCGGGATATCATGGTGACCAAGGTGTTTGGGGAAGCCGGGGCACAGGTTGTTATTGAAGAGTTTCTGGCCGGTCAGGAAATGTCGATTCTTGCCTTTGTGGATGGAGAAACCGTGCGTCCGATGGCTGCTGCACAGGACCACAAGCCTGTATTTGACGGCGACAAAGGCCCCAATACCGGCGGTATGGGCACATACTCACCTCTGCCGCATATTGACGAAGCGATTATTCAGGAAGCGGTGGAGACGATTATTAAGCCGACAGCCCGGGCAATGGTAGCGGAAGGCCGTCCATTCAGCGGCGTGCTGTTCGCCGGCCTGATGATCTCACCGGATGGCAAACCGAAGACTATTGAATTTAATGCACGCTTCGGCGATCCCGAGACACAGGTTATTCTTCCAAGACTAAAGAGTGATCTGCTGGAGATCTTCCTTGCGGTTACGGAAGGAAGACTGGCAGAGGCCGATATGGAGTGGAGCGAGGAAGCAGCGGTATGCGTAGTCCTGGCTTCTGAGGGGTACCCTGGGCCGTATCCGAAGGGGGTGCCGATTGCCGGACTTGAGGGCAGTTCGAACGAGTTGATTTTTCATGCCGGAACTGAACGAACGGAAGAGGGAGCATGGGTAACGAATGGCGGACGCGTGCTGGGAGTAGTTGGCATGGGAGCAAGCATTGCCGAAGCGCGTTCAGCAGCATACGCCAGCGTGTCGAAGATATCATTTCCCGGAATGCATAGCCGCAGCGACATCGCCATGAAGGCACTGGTCTGA
- a CDS encoding SEC-C metal-binding domain-containing protein, producing the protein MSKVGRNDLCPCGSGKKYKKCCLGKESSAVESILRLVTTEEAAAQEPAAALPEMEQTVQEAPVQPESKLTLTKLKKMVARELKWEHPAHEQLALQLIESMRDQYERELILEALVLWNGYSRQIRPAVKKTGSFCAAIEYLLSEEYGFNIPQAELADKYEVTTATISRKVKEMLNYIEEYGMGGEADELMMLNGPGTPKDKAQALLYKAMEASSSKRRIQLAETALEMYPDSSDAYLILAEESDNEQDARAYLKAGIAAGERELGELFFEKNKGYFWGLHETRPYIRICKSYAESCWFGGNAKEAAQILEHILELNTEDNTGARYLLAAVYLYSNQLKQAEQVLEKYGKDDAAAAFAYDRIILEYKKNGITSQLKMLYRVARGVNKHVPDYLLGVKRLPHNLPDFVGMGDSNEAIEYVIMHSRLWASVPDLLKWMLKQ; encoded by the coding sequence TTGAGTAAGGTTGGAAGAAATGACTTGTGCCCGTGTGGAAGCGGGAAAAAATATAAAAAATGCTGTCTGGGCAAGGAGTCCTCTGCAGTAGAATCCATACTGCGGCTGGTAACAACGGAGGAGGCGGCGGCGCAAGAGCCGGCAGCCGCTCTGCCGGAGATGGAACAGACCGTCCAGGAAGCCCCGGTTCAGCCTGAGAGCAAGCTGACCCTGACCAAGCTGAAAAAAATGGTGGCGCGCGAACTGAAATGGGAGCATCCGGCTCACGAGCAGCTGGCCCTGCAGCTTATCGAGAGTATGAGGGACCAATACGAGCGGGAGCTGATTTTGGAAGCTCTGGTGCTATGGAACGGCTATTCCCGCCAGATCAGACCTGCTGTGAAGAAAACAGGCTCGTTCTGTGCTGCAATCGAGTATTTGCTGTCCGAGGAATACGGCTTCAATATTCCGCAGGCTGAGCTGGCCGATAAATATGAGGTGACAACGGCGACAATCTCCCGCAAGGTTAAGGAGATGCTCAATTACATTGAGGAATATGGCATGGGCGGTGAAGCTGACGAGCTGATGATGCTGAACGGCCCAGGCACACCGAAGGACAAAGCACAGGCTCTGCTGTATAAGGCGATGGAAGCCAGTTCATCCAAACGGAGAATACAGCTGGCGGAAACGGCTCTGGAGATGTATCCTGACAGTTCTGATGCGTATCTTATTCTGGCTGAGGAATCGGACAATGAGCAGGATGCACGGGCTTATCTCAAGGCGGGAATCGCTGCAGGCGAACGCGAGCTGGGCGAACTGTTTTTTGAGAAGAATAAAGGGTACTTCTGGGGGCTTCATGAGACCCGTCCCTACATCCGGATATGCAAAAGCTACGCTGAATCCTGCTGGTTTGGCGGAAATGCCAAAGAAGCAGCCCAAATCCTGGAGCATATTCTGGAACTGAATACGGAAGACAATACCGGAGCGCGTTACCTGCTCGCTGCTGTGTATCTGTACAGCAACCAATTGAAGCAGGCAGAGCAGGTGCTGGAGAAGTATGGAAAAGATGATGCTGCCGCCGCCTTTGCCTACGACCGGATCATTCTGGAATATAAGAAGAACGGAATCACCTCCCAGCTCAAAATGCTGTACCGTGTGGCCCGGGGTGTGAACAAGCATGTGCCCGATTACCTGCTGGGTGTGAAGCGGCTGCCGCATAACCTCCCTGATTTTGTCGGAATGGGTGATTCCAACGAAGCGATAGAATATGTCATTATGCACTCCCGTCTATGGGCGAGCGTGCCGGATCTGCTGAAATGGATGCTGAAACAATAG